DNA from Calditrichota bacterium:
CGACCTCGGGGCGCGCTACATCACCCTGTGCCACACCGCCAACAACGACATCTGCGACTCGTCCACCGACCGTAACGGCCCGGAGCACCACGGGCTCAGCGAATTCGGCAAGCAGGTGGTGGCGGAGATGAACCGTCTGGGTATGATCGTAGACGTTTCCCACATTTCGGATGAGGCTTTTGCCGACGTCCTCGAAGTGAGCAAAGCTCCGGTGATCGCCTCGCACTCCTGTGCCCGGGCTCTGTGCAACAACCCGCGCAACCTGAGCGATGATATGCTGGTGAAACTGGCGCAAAAGGGTGGGGTGATGCAGATGTGCATCTTGAGCGCCTACGTGAAGGACACGCCGCCCAATGCGGAGCGCGAGGCCGCCTTGCGCAAGCTGCGCGAGAAGTACGGCTCCTGGGGCCAAATCAAGGACGAGAAGGTGCGCGAGCAGCTGCGCCAGGAGTGGGAAGCCATCGACGCCCAGTATCCCGAGCCCAAGGCCACGGTGCAGGACGTGGTGGACCACATCGATCATGTGGTAAAGCTGGTGGGCATCGACTATGTGGGCATCGGCACGGACTTTGACGGCGGAGGCGGCGTAGTCGGCTGCGACGACGTTTCCGAGATGCCCAACATCACCCTTGAGCTCGTCAAGCGGGGGTACTCGGAGGAGGACATTGCCAAAATCTGGGGCGGCAACTTCAT
Protein-coding regions in this window:
- a CDS encoding membrane dipeptidase → DLGARYITLCHTANNDICDSSTDRNGPEHHGLSEFGKQVVAEMNRLGMIVDVSHISDEAFADVLEVSKAPVIASHSCARALCNNPRNLSDDMLVKLAQKGGVMQMCILSAYVKDTPPNAEREAALRKLREKYGSWGQIKDEKVREQLRQEWEAIDAQYPEPKATVQDVVDHIDHVVKLVGIDYVGIGTDFDGGGGVVGCDDVSEMPNITLELVKRGYSEEDIAKIWGGNFMRVFREVIQEAERERAE